Proteins co-encoded in one Gouania willdenowi chromosome 1, fGouWil2.1, whole genome shotgun sequence genomic window:
- the rhoh gene encoding rho-related GTP-binding protein RhoH: MNNLRDMSVKCVLVGDSAVGKTALLVRFTSETFPDSYKPTVFENTGVEVNMDGIQISLGLWDTAGNDNFRQIRPRSYQQADVVLICYSVANPNSLANAQEKWIAEVRQNLPKVPVLLVATQTDQREMGVHRNGCISAEHGKHVAHEMHAKGYVECSSLSNRGVQQVFEYAVRTVVNQAKKQARRRLFSINQCKVF; encoded by the coding sequence ATGAACAATTTGAGAGACATGTCAGTAAAGTGCGTCTTGGTCGGGGACAGCGCAGTTGGAAAGACTGCGTTGCTGGTCCGCTTCACCTCCGAGACCTTCCCAGACAGCTACAAGCCCACGGTGTTTGAGAACACAGGAGTGGAGGTGAACATGGATGGGATCCAGATCAGTTTGGGACTGTGGGACACAGCAGGAAATGACAACTTCAGACAGATCAGACCAAGGTCATACCAACAAGCTGACGTTGTCCTCATCTGTTACTCCGTGGCCAATCCAAATTCTTTGGCAAACGCCCAGGAAAAGTGGATTGCTGAGGTCAGACAAAACTTGCCTAAGGTGCCAGTGCTGCTGGTGGCGACTCAGACGGACCAGCGAGAAATGGGGGTGCATCGTAACGGCTGCATCTCAGCAGAGCATGGGAAACATGTGGCTCATGAGATGCACGCCAAAGGATACGTGGAGTGCTCGTCGTTGAGTAATCGAGGTGTTCAACAGGTTTTTGAGTACGCAGTGCGAACAGTTGTTAATCAGGCCAAGAAACAAGCCAGGAGACGCCTATTCAGCATTAACCAGTGTAAGGTCTTTTGA